From Vagococcus jeotgali, one genomic window encodes:
- the alaS gene encoding alanine--tRNA ligase: MKELSSSQVRQMFLDFYESKGHSIEPSASLVPIDDPTLLWINSGVATLKKYFDGSVVPENPKITNAQKSIRTNDIENVGKTARHHTMFEMLGNFSIGDYFKKDAIHWAWELLTSKEWFALDKNRLYVTVHPDDSEARRIWHEEIGLPQESIISLEENFWDIGAGPCGPNSEIFYDRGQEYNDVAEDDPENFPGGENERYLEIWNLVFSEFNHTENNEYLPLPHKNIDTGMGLERMVSIFQDAPTNFETDLFMPIIEATQKMSDGIVYGKDADLDTSFKVIADHVRAVSFAIGDGALPSNEGRGYVLRRLIRRAVRHGKKLGIDKAFLVDLVPVVGQIMESYYPEVVEKQDFIQKIMKSEEERFHETINDGLAIISNLIADIKTKGETILPGKDIFKLYDTYGFPVELTEELAMEEGLSVDHKGFETEMTAQRERARAARSKEESMSVQSSLLTDIKVVSEFIGYTEESVDARLMVIIQEDELREQVSSGEAQLIFGQTPFYAEMGGQLSDKGNIFNTAGDLVATVLKVKKAPNGQSLHQVEVYGELVEGESYQLVIDSKVRNKIIKNHTATHLLHKALKEVLGQHANQAGSLVAPGYLRFDFTHFEQATPDELKEMEKKVNEKIWASIPVVTVETDIDSAKDMGAMALFGEKYGDDVRVVSVGDYSIELCGGVHVTNTSDIGIFKIVSESGIGAGVRRIEAVTSKEAYELLNKEEGYLRDISAMVKAPQLKDSVTRVEQLQEQLKAMQKENEQLSAKLANAEADDVFKNIQTVEGITFIASQVAVKDMNQLRQLADQWKQKELSDILVLGLVQGDKVNLLVSMTKQMNDKGLKAGDLIKSIAPLVGGGGGGRPDMAQAGGKKPEGMQEALDAVKLWIEEQNK, from the coding sequence ATGAAAGAACTAAGTAGTAGCCAAGTTAGACAAATGTTTTTAGATTTTTATGAGTCAAAGGGACATTCAATTGAACCAAGTGCATCCCTAGTACCAATTGATGATCCAACTCTTTTGTGGATTAACTCAGGTGTAGCCACATTAAAAAAATATTTTGATGGATCTGTTGTGCCTGAAAATCCCAAAATAACAAACGCCCAAAAAAGTATCAGAACAAATGACATTGAAAATGTAGGGAAAACAGCCAGACATCATACTATGTTCGAAATGTTAGGTAACTTTTCAATTGGAGATTATTTTAAAAAAGATGCTATTCACTGGGCTTGGGAATTATTAACTTCCAAAGAATGGTTTGCCTTAGATAAAAATCGTTTATATGTCACAGTTCACCCAGATGATAGTGAAGCAAGACGTATTTGGCATGAAGAAATCGGATTACCTCAAGAATCAATTATTAGTCTAGAAGAAAATTTTTGGGATATAGGAGCTGGACCATGTGGACCAAACTCTGAAATTTTTTATGATAGAGGTCAAGAGTACAATGATGTCGCTGAAGATGATCCAGAAAATTTTCCAGGTGGAGAAAATGAGAGATATCTTGAGATTTGGAATTTAGTCTTTTCAGAGTTTAATCACACAGAAAACAATGAATACTTACCACTACCGCATAAAAATATTGATACAGGCATGGGACTTGAGCGTATGGTATCAATTTTTCAAGATGCGCCAACTAATTTTGAAACAGATCTTTTCATGCCGATTATTGAAGCAACTCAAAAAATGAGTGATGGGATTGTTTATGGTAAAGATGCTGATTTAGATACATCATTTAAAGTCATTGCAGATCACGTTCGTGCTGTGTCATTTGCTATTGGTGATGGGGCCTTACCTTCAAATGAGGGACGTGGCTATGTATTACGCCGCTTGATTCGCCGTGCTGTACGTCATGGTAAAAAATTAGGAATTGATAAAGCCTTTTTAGTTGATTTAGTACCAGTTGTAGGGCAAATTATGGAGAGTTATTATCCTGAGGTTGTTGAAAAACAAGATTTCATTCAAAAAATTATGAAATCAGAAGAAGAGCGTTTTCATGAAACAATCAATGATGGTTTAGCGATTATTTCTAATTTAATAGCTGATATAAAAACTAAAGGTGAGACGATTTTACCTGGTAAAGATATCTTTAAATTATATGACACATATGGGTTTCCAGTTGAATTAACAGAAGAATTAGCCATGGAAGAAGGGTTAAGTGTTGATCATAAAGGCTTTGAAACCGAAATGACAGCTCAAAGAGAGCGTGCTCGTGCGGCTCGTTCAAAAGAAGAATCTATGAGTGTTCAATCATCACTTCTAACAGATATCAAAGTTGTTAGTGAGTTTATAGGTTACACAGAAGAATCAGTTGATGCTAGATTAATGGTGATTATCCAAGAAGATGAACTAAGAGAACAAGTATCATCTGGGGAAGCTCAATTAATTTTTGGTCAAACACCATTTTATGCTGAGATGGGAGGGCAGTTATCTGATAAAGGTAACATCTTCAATACAGCTGGTGATCTAGTAGCAACAGTATTGAAAGTTAAAAAAGCACCTAATGGTCAATCACTACACCAAGTGGAAGTATACGGAGAACTTGTTGAGGGAGAATCTTATCAATTGGTTATTGATAGCAAAGTGAGAAATAAAATCATAAAAAACCATACCGCTACTCATTTGCTACATAAAGCTCTAAAAGAAGTTCTTGGTCAACATGCTAACCAAGCTGGATCTTTAGTAGCACCAGGCTACTTGCGTTTTGATTTTACTCATTTTGAACAAGCTACACCTGATGAGTTAAAAGAGATGGAAAAGAAAGTTAATGAAAAAATTTGGGCAAGTATTCCAGTAGTCACTGTTGAAACAGATATTGATTCTGCAAAAGATATGGGTGCTATGGCTTTATTTGGAGAAAAATATGGTGATGATGTTCGTGTTGTAAGTGTGGGAGATTATTCTATTGAATTATGTGGTGGTGTTCATGTAACGAATACTTCTGATATTGGTATTTTTAAAATTGTATCAGAATCAGGTATTGGCGCAGGTGTTAGACGTATTGAAGCTGTGACAAGTAAGGAAGCCTATGAATTACTTAATAAAGAAGAAGGTTACTTACGTGATATTAGTGCAATGGTTAAAGCACCGCAACTTAAAGATAGTGTGACTCGTGTGGAGCAGTTACAAGAACAACTAAAAGCTATGCAAAAAGAAAACGAGCAATTATCTGCTAAGTTAGCTAACGCTGAGGCAGATGATGTCTTTAAAAATATTCAAACAGTTGAAGGGATTACTTTTATTGCCTCACAAGTAGCTGTTAAAGATATGAATCAGTTACGTCAATTAGCTGATCAGTGGAAGCAAAAAGAATTATCAGACATTTTAGTATTAGGGCTTGTTCAAGGTGACAAGGTAAATCTTTTAGTGAGTATGACTAAACAGATGAATGACAAAGGATTAAAAGCAGGTGATTTAATTAAGTCAATTGCACCACTAGTTGGCGGCGGCGGTGGTGGTCGTCCTGATATGGCACAAGCAGGTGGTAAAAAACCTGAAGGCATGCAAGAAGCACTTGATGCTGTGAAGTTATGGATTGAGGAACAAAATAAATAA
- a CDS encoding alpha/beta hydrolase, which yields MTILLYIIIFFLFLIIISTLLLFKVAFIPGKKVFLNNIDNSKELEKAWEFSYGKEEELKIKSHDQLTLVGRLIKHKKENKELAIVIHGYMGEAFDMARYAKLFYDKGLDVLLPDNRAHGESEGDYISFGWSDRLDYLLWVELMIELYGEDINIVLFGVSMGAATAMMLSGEDLPKQVRCIIEDCGYDSVENQLSYQLKRMFKLPKYPLIPVASWYTKHKIGFKFSEADCVRQLKKNQLPTLFIHGDKDRFVPFDMVYNVYEATQGDKELVVFEGSRHATSLSDAPKKYDKAISVFLDKYFVMKD from the coding sequence TTGACAATCTTATTATATATCATCATTTTTTTCTTATTCTTAATAATAATTAGTACATTATTATTATTTAAAGTAGCTTTTATACCAGGGAAAAAAGTTTTTTTAAATAATATAGATAACTCAAAAGAGTTAGAAAAGGCTTGGGAGTTTAGTTATGGTAAAGAAGAAGAACTAAAGATAAAAAGCCATGATCAGTTAACTCTAGTAGGAAGGCTCATCAAACACAAAAAGGAAAACAAAGAACTGGCTATTGTTATTCACGGTTACATGGGAGAGGCCTTTGATATGGCTCGTTATGCTAAATTATTTTATGATAAAGGATTAGATGTTCTTCTACCAGATAATAGGGCACATGGTGAGAGTGAGGGCGATTATATTAGTTTTGGTTGGTCTGATCGTCTTGATTATTTATTATGGGTTGAACTGATGATTGAGTTATACGGAGAAGATATTAATATTGTTCTTTTTGGCGTTAGTATGGGAGCTGCGACTGCGATGATGCTCAGTGGAGAGGATTTACCTAAACAAGTGCGATGTATCATTGAAGATTGTGGGTATGATTCTGTTGAAAATCAGTTATCCTATCAACTAAAAAGAATGTTTAAGCTACCAAAGTACCCATTAATACCAGTTGCCTCTTGGTATACTAAGCATAAAATAGGATTTAAATTTTCAGAAGCAGATTGCGTGAGACAACTAAAAAAAAATCAATTACCGACTTTATTTATTCATGGTGATAAGGATCGGTTTGTTCCTTTTGATATGGTTTATAATGTTTATGAAGCTACTCAAGGAGACAAAGAACTTGTTGTATTTGAAGGAAGTCGCCATGCAACGTCTTTAAGTGATGCTCCCAAAAAATATGACAAAGCTATTTCAGTATTTTTAGACAAGTACTTTGTTATGAAGGATTGA
- a CDS encoding GNAT family N-acetyltransferase, which produces MIQKEYGNTPWIRAASCYMRTLIFVQEQKISPTKEFDSFDTDTTNYLVAYYNQNPIATARFYHKDHLLFPGCLCVHKNWRYKGLGSKLLMELEIRGKLANCHTSIISCQKQTIPFFEKLDYQVFGHPYIDSGHIWFTLKKELTNYQLEKIYQLEHI; this is translated from the coding sequence ATGATACAAAAAGAATACGGAAACACTCCTTGGATAAGAGCAGCATCATGTTATATGCGCACTTTAATCTTTGTTCAAGAGCAAAAAATCTCTCCAACAAAAGAATTTGATAGCTTCGATACAGATACTACCAATTATTTAGTTGCCTACTATAATCAAAATCCAATAGCGACTGCTCGTTTTTATCATAAAGACCATCTTCTTTTCCCAGGTTGCTTATGTGTTCATAAAAATTGGCGATATAAAGGACTTGGTTCCAAATTATTAATGGAACTTGAGATACGAGGAAAGCTTGCTAATTGTCACACGTCGATCATTTCCTGTCAAAAACAAACCATTCCTTTTTTTGAAAAACTGGACTATCAGGTATTTGGACATCCGTATATTGATAGTGGACATATTTGGTTTACGTTAAAAAAAGAACTTACCAACTACCAATTAGAAAAAATATACCAACTAGAACACATATGA
- a CDS encoding DEAD/DEAH box helicase, with protein MTKFSQFGLKDFLLEALNEKGFVQPTEVQEKLIPVIMKGKSVVGQSQTGSGKTHTFLLPLMNKIDASKDEVQVIITAPSRELAEQIYKAATELAEASPVELRVANYVGGTDKKRQVEKLKNQQPHMVIGTPGRILDLIESHSLKTHTAFAFVIDEADMTLDMGFLEDVDKIAATLPSHLQMLVFSATIPEKLKPFLKKYMENPVVEHIQPKSIISDTIDNWLISTKGQDVDNVVYELLTIGHPFLAMVFANTKQRVDEITDYLKSKGLKVAKIHGDIPPRERKRVMKNIQNLDYQFVVATDLAARGIDIEGVSHVINAEIPSDLEFFIHRVGRTGRNGLPGIAITLYQPQDEVLINELEKLGIEFESKAIRKGEIVDHYDRKRREQRTRTQKKLDPSMIGMVKKQKKKVKPGYKKKIQYALADDQKQKRKLEQRQSNRTKRKARKQDF; from the coding sequence ATGACAAAATTTAGTCAATTTGGCTTAAAAGATTTTTTATTAGAAGCTCTAAATGAAAAAGGGTTTGTACAACCTACTGAAGTACAAGAAAAATTAATTCCTGTTATTATGAAGGGGAAAAGTGTGGTTGGTCAATCTCAAACAGGATCTGGTAAAACACATACATTCCTATTACCATTGATGAATAAAATTGATGCAAGTAAAGATGAGGTCCAAGTCATTATTACAGCACCAAGTCGTGAATTGGCAGAACAAATTTATAAAGCAGCAACTGAACTAGCTGAGGCGTCTCCTGTAGAATTACGTGTTGCTAATTATGTTGGTGGGACTGACAAAAAAAGACAAGTGGAAAAATTAAAAAACCAACAACCACATATGGTTATTGGGACACCTGGTCGCATACTTGATTTGATTGAAAGTCATTCATTAAAAACACATACAGCATTTGCTTTTGTTATTGATGAAGCAGATATGACTCTTGATATGGGATTTTTAGAAGATGTTGATAAAATTGCAGCAACACTACCAAGTCACCTACAAATGTTAGTTTTTAGTGCAACCATTCCAGAAAAATTAAAACCATTTTTGAAAAAATATATGGAAAATCCTGTTGTGGAACACATTCAACCAAAGTCAATTATCTCTGATACGATTGATAACTGGTTAATTTCAACAAAAGGTCAAGATGTTGATAATGTCGTTTATGAACTACTGACAATCGGGCATCCTTTTTTAGCCATGGTGTTTGCTAATACAAAACAACGTGTTGATGAAATTACTGACTACTTAAAATCTAAAGGATTAAAAGTTGCTAAAATTCACGGAGACATTCCACCTAGAGAACGTAAACGTGTGATGAAAAACATCCAAAATCTTGATTATCAATTTGTTGTCGCGACAGATTTAGCTGCTCGTGGTATTGATATTGAAGGAGTTTCACATGTCATTAATGCTGAGATTCCAAGTGATTTAGAATTCTTTATTCACCGAGTGGGAAGAACTGGACGTAATGGATTACCTGGTATTGCCATTACATTATATCAACCTCAAGATGAGGTTTTGATAAATGAGCTTGAAAAATTAGGCATTGAATTTGAATCAAAAGCCATTCGTAAAGGTGAAATTGTTGATCATTATGACCGTAAACGCCGTGAACAACGTACACGTACACAGAAAAAATTAGATCCAAGCATGATTGGTATGGTCAAAAAACAGAAGAAAAAAGTTAAGCCTGGATATAAGAAAAAAATACAATATGCCTTGGCTGATGATCAAAAACAAAAACGTAAATTAGAGCAAAGACAATCTAATAGAACAAAACGTAAAGCAAGAAAACAAGATTTCTAG
- a CDS encoding AEC family transporter: MIAAYLNILVVFAIILVGYVLTQVKWFDNKTADLFSKLVLNVTLPLSMFLNMTEKFNRHDFLELFSGILLPFVSIIVTFFISLAYSRITKVERTRRGSFQTMFTAANTIFMGLPVNMAIFGEKAIPFALLYYICNTTFFFTIGIMMISSDNPENHLNPASFSFKKLAKQLLSPAIMGFIVGIMWMLTDIPVPKPINDFASYIGGMTTALSLFVIGIIIYQTGFKKLQMDKDVAGVLIGRYIISPLVVFGLSFIIPVPSLMLKVFILQSAMPVQNAMPILARGYGADSKFATSALTYSILGYFIFIFIILSIFF; this comes from the coding sequence ATGATTGCAGCTTATTTAAATATTTTAGTTGTTTTTGCTATTATTTTAGTTGGTTATGTACTGACCCAAGTAAAGTGGTTTGATAATAAAACAGCAGATCTGTTCTCTAAACTCGTTTTAAATGTGACGTTGCCGTTAAGTATGTTTTTAAATATGACTGAAAAATTTAATCGTCATGACTTCTTAGAACTTTTTTCAGGTATTTTGCTACCCTTTGTCTCTATCATCGTCACGTTTTTCATTAGTTTAGCTTATTCAAGAATCACTAAAGTAGAGCGAACAAGACGAGGCTCTTTTCAAACAATGTTTACAGCAGCCAATACTATTTTTATGGGATTACCTGTTAATATGGCAATATTTGGAGAAAAAGCGATACCTTTTGCCCTACTTTACTATATTTGTAACACAACTTTTTTCTTTACGATAGGAATTATGATGATTAGTAGTGATAACCCAGAAAATCATTTAAATCCAGCTTCTTTTAGTTTTAAAAAATTAGCTAAACAGTTATTATCACCAGCTATTATGGGGTTTATTGTAGGGATTATGTGGATGTTAACAGATATACCTGTACCAAAACCAATAAATGATTTTGCTTCATACATAGGTGGTATGACAACAGCACTGTCTTTATTTGTTATTGGGATTATTATTTATCAAACAGGTTTTAAAAAGCTACAAATGGATAAAGATGTCGCAGGTGTCTTAATTGGTCGCTATATTATTTCACCTCTTGTTGTTTTTGGTTTATCATTTATTATACCTGTGCCAAGTTTAATGTTAAAAGTATTTATCCTACAGTCAGCCATGCCAGTACAAAATGCGATGCCGATTTTAGCAAGAGGTTACGGAGCCGATAGTAAATTTGCAACGTCAGCGTTAACATACTCTATTTTAGGGTACTTTATCTTTATCTTCATTATTTTATCAATATTTTTTTAA
- the alr gene encoding alanine racemase: MIESIHRPSRIIVDLDAISYNLAQEVARLDKDQHLFAVVKANAYGHGAIEVAKLAESSNIVDGLCVSNLDEAIELRDAGICLPILVLSYVNPNFIPLANEYNIMLTASSLSWLEEASDVLSKAKTNKPCVIHLKIDSGMGRIGLREETEWLKAKSLLTTQPYFELNGLFTHFATADSQDESYVLLQQSRFDKALQVFSDMNIPYIHTSNSATALWHGAWKSNLIRFGDAMYGLNPSGKELELPYELKPALSLESKIIHVKKVKKGEKIGYGATYEARGDEWIATLPIGYADGLLRRFQGYEVIVDGQLAEIVGRVCMDQCMIRLPHKLPIGTPVTIFGENQKRNNSIEDAAEYVGTINYEIICGLSDRLPRIYRQVEGN, encoded by the coding sequence ATGATTGAGAGTATTCATAGACCGAGTCGAATTATCGTTGATTTAGATGCTATAAGTTACAATTTAGCTCAAGAAGTTGCTCGTTTAGATAAGGATCAACATTTATTTGCAGTCGTAAAAGCTAATGCATATGGTCATGGAGCAATTGAAGTAGCTAAATTAGCAGAGTCTTCAAATATTGTAGATGGCTTGTGTGTGTCTAATCTAGATGAAGCTATTGAGTTGAGAGATGCAGGGATTTGTTTGCCTATTTTAGTACTGAGTTATGTTAATCCAAATTTCATTCCACTTGCTAACGAATATAATATTATGTTAACAGCATCCTCTCTAAGTTGGTTAGAAGAAGCAAGTGATGTGTTGTCTAAAGCAAAAACGAATAAGCCATGTGTGATTCATTTGAAAATTGATTCAGGTATGGGAAGAATCGGATTACGAGAAGAAACAGAGTGGCTAAAAGCAAAGTCACTATTAACAACCCAACCTTATTTTGAATTAAATGGTTTATTTACACACTTCGCTACAGCAGATAGTCAAGATGAGTCTTATGTGTTGTTACAACAATCTAGATTTGATAAAGCTCTGCAAGTATTTTCTGATATGAACATTCCATACATTCATACATCAAATTCGGCAACAGCCTTATGGCACGGTGCTTGGAAGAGTAATTTAATTCGTTTTGGTGATGCTATGTATGGTTTGAATCCATCAGGTAAGGAATTGGAATTACCTTATGAATTAAAACCAGCCTTATCGCTCGAATCTAAAATTATTCATGTGAAAAAGGTTAAAAAAGGAGAAAAAATTGGTTATGGTGCAACTTATGAAGCTAGAGGTGATGAGTGGATAGCAACGCTACCAATTGGGTATGCAGATGGTCTTTTGCGTCGTTTTCAAGGTTATGAAGTCATTGTTGATGGGCAATTAGCTGAAATTGTCGGCCGGGTATGTATGGATCAGTGTATGATTAGGTTACCACATAAATTACCGATAGGGACACCTGTTACCATTTTTGGGGAAAATCAAAAACGAAACAATAGCATCGAGGATGCTGCTGAATACGTTGGGACGATTAATTATGAAATTATTTGTGGGTTGTCTGATCGTTTACCAAGAATTTATAGACAAGTGGAAGGAAATTAA
- a CDS encoding TraX family protein — MPKVLNRGQLAIIGMICMIFQHVYSMWLFQGAPQWLNMVGHLSLPIFLFLGSEVYFHSQNRLGLLKGVIISYWVMSVINYALPKLLINPTVLMFNNLFGTFLLSGLLMLIFDSFQSENKKAPMKGFTILAGLTVYSFVLNLLIMSESTRKFGLFLYYAFPSFQTVEGGVYAVILGVLFYVFRKNLPMIAIVLGVISLVTIQFDLSQLINGSTSWMMFLAIIPIGLYNDEPGKNLLSFFYIFYPAHIVILYILATIF; from the coding sequence ATGCCAAAAGTTTTAAATAGAGGTCAATTAGCTATTATTGGGATGATATGTATGATATTCCAGCATGTTTATTCCATGTGGTTATTCCAAGGTGCTCCGCAGTGGTTAAATATGGTTGGCCATTTAAGTTTACCGATTTTTTTATTTTTAGGATCAGAAGTGTACTTTCATAGTCAAAATCGTTTAGGTTTATTAAAAGGCGTGATAATTAGTTATTGGGTGATGTCAGTCATTAATTATGCTTTGCCTAAGTTACTTATTAATCCCACTGTTTTAATGTTTAATAACCTATTTGGGACATTTTTGTTATCTGGTTTATTGATGTTAATCTTTGATAGTTTTCAATCAGAAAATAAAAAAGCACCTATGAAAGGTTTTACTATTCTTGCTGGTTTAACTGTTTATTCATTTGTTTTGAATTTACTTATTATGAGCGAGTCTACAAGAAAGTTTGGTTTATTCTTGTATTATGCTTTTCCAAGTTTTCAAACTGTTGAAGGTGGCGTATATGCTGTTATTTTAGGTGTGTTATTTTATGTGTTTAGAAAAAATCTGCCAATGATAGCTATTGTCTTAGGTGTTATATCTTTAGTCACGATTCAGTTTGATTTGAGTCAACTAATTAATGGTAGTACAAGTTGGATGATGTTTTTGGCGATTATTCCAATTGGGTTATATAATGATGAACCAGGGAAAAACTTACTGTCATTCTTCTATATTTTTTATCCTGCCCATATTGTTATTCTCTATATTTTAGCTACCATTTTTTAA
- a CDS encoding DegV family protein, whose amino-acid sequence MKIAIVTDSTAFLRDDFKQYENLFIIPVPLIIDDKVYQEGIDITTDGFYDTLKQAEEFPKTSQPVIGEVLELYNKLAEEGYDAVISIHLSSGISGFVTNLNSLSNQIDTIQIFPFDSLITSGPMGKMVEVALEMSQNPDVTPEEILARLDVMREKVEGYIVVDDLNHLVRGGRLRNGQAIIGTLLKIKPILKFQDGDIILSEKIRSQKKALSRLEDIVLTEIPSQPKDSTFYVIHCNNEETAKKVRDDLLKKDPTIDVHLCEFGPVIGTHLGDKSIGIGVIPKGL is encoded by the coding sequence ATGAAGATTGCAATTGTAACAGATAGTACAGCTTTTTTAAGAGACGATTTTAAACAATATGAGAACTTATTTATAATACCTGTTCCTTTGATTATTGATGATAAGGTTTATCAAGAAGGAATTGATATTACAACAGATGGTTTTTATGACACATTAAAACAAGCTGAAGAATTTCCAAAAACAAGTCAACCAGTTATTGGAGAAGTTCTTGAGTTATATAATAAACTTGCTGAAGAAGGATATGATGCTGTTATAAGTATTCATTTATCTTCTGGTATATCAGGATTTGTTACTAACCTAAACTCTTTATCTAATCAAATAGACACCATCCAAATATTTCCCTTTGACTCGCTTATTACAAGTGGACCTATGGGGAAAATGGTAGAAGTTGCTTTGGAGATGAGTCAAAATCCTGATGTCACTCCTGAAGAAATTTTAGCTAGGTTAGATGTGATGCGTGAAAAGGTAGAAGGCTACATTGTTGTAGATGATTTAAATCATCTTGTTAGAGGTGGTCGTTTAAGGAATGGGCAAGCAATTATTGGTACTTTATTAAAAATTAAACCGATTCTTAAGTTTCAAGATGGTGATATTATTTTGAGTGAAAAAATCCGTTCACAAAAAAAGGCTTTATCTAGATTAGAAGATATTGTCTTAACAGAAATCCCTAGTCAACCTAAAGATAGTACGTTTTACGTGATTCACTGTAACAATGAAGAAACGGCTAAAAAGGTACGAGATGATTTATTAAAAAAAGATCCAACTATTGACGTTCACCTTTGTGAGTTTGGCCCAGTTATAGGGACGCATTTAGGAGACAAATCGATAGGTATCGGAGTTATCCCAAAAGGATTATAG
- a CDS encoding LCP family protein, with protein MDRHKQVVEPQVNQENNSQPKPKKQPSFFKKRDKKRKQGRGGCLKIVGVFVLAIILLSAVGYGIGFFKAKQDKNNFSIEVNEFNGQKAHDGSTNILLLGSDSRGEDQGRSDSIMIAHYSKRDKQPKIVSIMRDTFVGIPTQDGLEYNKINAAYSYGGPELVRKTIQQNFDIPIQYYAIVNFDSFPKIIDTISPRGLKINAEKDLEVEGLNIAKGPNRLSGLETLQYARFRKDEEGDFGRVRRQQQVMTALTKQALNPLNSWRIPETLGAIDGYIESNVPFSFYTKTGLSYTFSFHKPLSILTIPVEGSWQDAYYDHAGSVLEIDEAANKQAIQQFFSK; from the coding sequence ATGGATCGGCATAAACAAGTGGTAGAACCACAAGTAAATCAAGAAAATAACTCTCAACCTAAACCCAAAAAACAACCTTCTTTTTTTAAAAAAAGAGATAAAAAAAGAAAGCAAGGAAGAGGTGGTTGCTTAAAGATTGTTGGGGTATTTGTTCTAGCTATTATTTTGTTAAGCGCTGTAGGGTATGGAATTGGTTTTTTTAAAGCTAAACAAGATAAAAATAATTTTTCCATAGAGGTCAATGAGTTCAATGGGCAAAAAGCACATGATGGTTCAACTAATATTTTACTCTTAGGAAGTGATTCAAGAGGTGAGGATCAGGGTAGATCTGACTCAATTATGATTGCTCATTATTCTAAACGTGATAAGCAACCAAAGATTGTCTCTATTATGCGTGATACTTTTGTTGGTATTCCGACTCAAGATGGTTTGGAGTATAATAAAATTAATGCAGCTTATTCTTATGGCGGTCCAGAATTAGTCAGAAAAACCATTCAACAAAATTTCGATATACCTATTCAATATTATGCCATTGTTAATTTTGATTCCTTTCCTAAAATAATTGACACGATATCACCAAGAGGTTTAAAAATTAATGCCGAAAAGGATTTAGAAGTTGAAGGATTAAACATAGCTAAAGGTCCTAACCGACTTAGTGGATTAGAAACACTACAATATGCCAGATTTAGAAAAGATGAAGAAGGGGACTTTGGGAGAGTTAGACGCCAGCAACAGGTGATGACAGCTTTAACAAAACAAGCTCTAAATCCACTTAATTCGTGGCGAATTCCTGAGACTCTTGGCGCAATTGATGGTTATATAGAATCAAACGTACCTTTTTCCTTTTATACAAAAACAGGTTTAAGTTATACTTTTAGTTTCCATAAGCCTTTAAGTATTTTAACTATTCCAGTTGAAGGATCATGGCAGGATGCTTATTATGATCATGCAGGAAGTGTGTTAGAGATTGATGAAGCCGCTAATAAACAAGCGATTCAACAGTTTTTTAGTAAATAA
- a CDS encoding shikimate kinase has product MERIILVGFMGVGKTTIGKKLSKQLKIPFIDSDKYIEQVLNDSVVHIFEEHGEDFFRKKEYEVLQTQTKHPIIMSTGGGIVTYEDSFHWLKEHDTVIYLKGSIDLLYHRIQNSRGRKRPLAEKKTINELNDLYMSRQHLYKEVADITIFVDNKPMFVIVKDIIRELNKFNKKKNRQQHKR; this is encoded by the coding sequence ATGGAGAGAATTATTTTAGTGGGGTTTATGGGTGTTGGTAAGACGACTATTGGAAAAAAACTATCAAAACAATTAAAAATTCCTTTTATTGATTCAGATAAATATATTGAACAAGTACTCAATGATAGTGTAGTTCATATATTTGAAGAACATGGCGAAGATTTTTTTAGAAAAAAAGAGTATGAAGTACTACAAACACAAACTAAACATCCTATTATTATGTCAACTGGAGGTGGAATTGTGACTTATGAGGATTCCTTTCATTGGCTAAAAGAGCACGACACTGTGATTTATTTAAAAGGTTCTATTGATTTGTTATATCACCGTATTCAAAATAGTAGAGGAAGAAAACGTCCTTTAGCAGAAAAGAAAACAATTAACGAATTAAATGATTTATATATGAGTCGTCAGCATCTTTATAAAGAAGTTGCTGATATTACAATTTTTGTTGATAATAAACCGATGTTTGTTATTGTAAAAGATATTATAAGAGAATTAAATAAATTTAATAAAAAGAAAAATCGTCAGCAACATAAAAGATAA